cttttgatgatattatggagcgtagatgttgaaatccctaaatttcttgcaatgtcactttgagaaaggttgttcttaaactgtttgactatttgctcacgcagttgtggacaaaggggtgtacctcgccccatcctttcttgtgaaagactgagcattttttgggaagctgtttttatagccaatcatggcacccacctgttcccaattagcctgcacacctgtgggatgttccaaataagtgtttgatgagcattcctcaactttatcagtatttattgccacctttcccaacttcttcgtcacgtatTTGcacacaaataatttttttaatgagtttgaacatgaaatatgttgtctttgtagcatattcaactgaatatggcttgaaaaggatttgcaaatcattgtattctgtttatatttacatctaacacaatgtcccaactcatatggaaacgtggtttgtatcaTATTTTGAGAATCAATCCAATCTTAGGGAAAACGTCGGTGTGATTATCACATGTGAGAGAGACAAATTACTGACTTAACGCGCATCGATTGGGTGACTTCCTGTGAAGGTGACTTGACGAGGCTCAAAGTGTGCATACATCACATCACCAGCTCACAATGATGGCCGAGGAGCTCCTAAACCTTTTGGcgccctcccacacacacacacacacacacacacacacacacacacacacacacacacacacacacacacacacacacacacacacacacacacacacactctcctcCCCCTCCCTCCTCAGCATCACCATTTGAAGCACAGGAGGAACAACTTTATGTTGTCTCTGAGAAGGAGGCGAGCGGAGAGGAGGCTCGTAACGAAGGATGCTGACAGACTCCGGCCAACCAGGAAAGACCTCTGATTGCTCTTTTAATTAACTTGTCTACCTGCAATATTCACCGGTAAGTCCTTTTAAATGTCACCTTTTACTTTTCTAATGAACCTGCATGGTTTGGTTTCTAGAGTCGCATGTTGCTCTTTAACGCCGTCCTAGGGGCTTCTTGGACTTCCTTCAaagatgtgtgaaaatgtaaaaagatgaagaaaaaatatataccgtTTTTCCATGAATTGtcgtcggggcgctaattaatttaaaacctcttctcaatactgtgcttaccaaagacatgcggtaaaagtaagcatgcactaacgtggcgtgcgcaacccgagggtccctggttcaatccccacctagtaccaaccttgttgtgtcctgagcaagacacttcacccttgctcctgatgggtgctggttagcgccttgcatggcagctccctccatcagtgtgtgaatgtgtgtgtgaatggttaaatgtggaagtagtgtcaaagcgctttgagtaccttgaaggtagaaaagtactatacaagtacaacccatttatcatttatttacccatttaactattttaaaacctcttctctctccggcacttaccaaaggcatgcagtacaaatttgagtgtgatgtaaggatactatcatgaaaagcacattcaataaaaaaaaaaaaaacgttattatggtcttacctttacttacctttacttataacatgacataaaccttcctaattgttagcaaTCCCACCGTTTATGttacacatgcttcactgatgaaagtATTTAGTAAGCAGTGTTTTGTCCGACCAATTTCTGCCATCCTTGAACTTATCGTAGTTTGttttacatgcacaactttctccggcGCTGCCGCAGAAAGACCTGTTTTATACCACTCCTTCTTCGGCTCGTTTTtgaccaccaaacattttatgctgtgcctTAGGGTTGCAATTAACTCGGATACCTGCAATATTCACCAGTAAGTCCTTTTAAATGTCACCTTTTACTTTTCTAATGAACCTGCATGGTTTGGTTTTTAGAGTCGCATGTTGCTCTTTAACGCCGTCCAAGTGGCTTCTTGGACTTCCTTCAaagatgtgtgaaaatgtaaaaagatgaagaaaaaatatataccgtTTTTCCATGAATTGTCGtcggggcgttaattaatttaaaacctcttctcaatactgtgcttaccaaagacatgcggtaaaagtaagcatgcactaacgtggcgtgcgcaacccgagggtccctggttcaattcccacctagtaccaaccttgttgtgtcctgagcaagacacttcacccttgctcctgatgggtcccggttcgcgccttgcatggcagctccctccatcagtgtgtgaatgtgtgtgtgaatgtggaagtagtgtcaaagcgctttgagtaccttgaaggtagaaaagtactatacaagtacaacctatttatcatttatttacccatttaactattttaaaacctcttctctctccggcacttaccaaagacatgcagtacaaatttgagtgtgatgtaaggatatcatcatgaaaagcacattcgatgaaaaaaaaacgttattacggtcttacttttacttacctttacttataacaTGACAtgaaccttcctaattgttagcaaTCCCACCGTTTATGttacacatgcttcactgatgaaagtATTTAGTAAGCACTGTTTTGTCCGACCAATTTCTGCCATCCTTGAACTTATCGTAGTTTGttttacatgcacaactttctccggcGCTGccgcagaaagacgtgttttataccaCTCCTTCTTCGTCTCGTTTTtgaccaccaaacattttatgctgtgcctTAGGGTTGCAATTAACTCGGATGCCTGCAATATTCACCGGTAAGTCCTCTTAAATGTCACCTTTTACTTTTCTAATGAACCTGCATGGTTTGGTTTCTAGAGTCGCATGTTGCTCTTTAACGCCGTCCTAGTGGCTTCTTGGACTTCCTTCAaagatgtgtgaaaatgtaaaaagatgaagaaaaaatatataccgtTTTTCCATGAATTGTCGtcggggcgttaattaatttaaaacctcttctcaatactgtgcttaccaaagacatgcggtaaaagtaagcatgcactaacgTGGCGTGCGcaaccctggttcaaatcccacctactaccaaccttttcacgtccgttgtgtcctgagcaagacacttcacccttgctcccgatgtgTGCTGGttcgcgccttgcatggcagctccctccatcagtgtgtgaatgtgtgtgtgaatgtggaagtagtgtcaaagcgctttgagtaccttgaaggtagaaaagcgctatacaagtacaacgcatttttcatttatttacccatttaactattttaaaacctcttctctctccggcacttaccgaaggcatgcagtacaaatttgagtgtgatgtaaggataccatcatgaaaagcacagcCGTTTCCAGTCCTGTACcccgcatgccccgcctcgctgtcggactgtaggccacgcctcctcaccgccatcttgggccaggccccggggtgccctgcctcgctgttggactgcaggccacgcctaCTCGACGCCATCTTGCAGCAGGCTACGGTGCGccttgcctcgctgtcggactgccggctccgcctctccacagcggggtacaccctggacaaggcgccacctcatcacagactcCCCTGGTTTCTGGAGTATAAACATTTGGGGTTTAGGCAGCACCAACCgtcggactagatctgaccgatctgaGTCTATGAGCAAGAACTGATGAAGCCCACTCAGATGagcggcgaaacgtcttccaagacaaaccaagcagtctaGTTGTGAACGATTGAACGCcctaagattgattgattgatggattgaacattttattagtagattgcacagtacagtacatattccgtgcaattgaccactaaatggtaacacccgaatacgttttttatcTTGTTcatgtcggggtccacgttaatcaattcatgcttcgTTCAATGTGTTCATTGTGTTGAGATCcactttttggatcctccacatattattgtttattgttccattttcattttcactctccatctgatcctattatttcctgtttaagtcggtcaccatggtagcttatcagttttcacctgtttctcacggccctgcacacctgtcctcactaatcacctgccttatataagcctgcatcttttcttgttcagtctgggatccaagtttgttttcacacaacagTATGTCTGCATTTCTagtttgcttacacgcaactagTTTCCTCTGATCATTCCTGtgtattattccagctctcatgctgaagATTTGTTTTTCTGTGCCTTCGAGACAGTTTTAGTTTGTCcatttctattcctagcttttatgctagcgtcctttgtttgttttattctactagctctagcacaggggtgcccacactttttgtgcaggcgagctacttttcaattgaccaactcgaggggatctacctcatttatatatatcatttatatttatttatttatgaaagaaacatttttgtaaacaagttaaatgtgtttaatgataatacaagcatgtgtaacacatatagatgtctttctttcacaaagacaagaatataagttggtgtattacctgattctgatgacttgcattgattggaatcagacagtaatgatgataacgcccacattttcaaatggaggagaaaaaaagttgtcctttctgtacaataccacatgaaagtggttggtttttggcatctaattcatccagcttccatacactttacaagaaaaacattggcggcaaattccgtagcttgcttgattgacattcacggcacccgagggtcttgtgagatgacgctggctgctgccagttcattattatgaaaaaatgacagagaggaaggcaagaaacacttttcatttcaacagactttcgcgccgtcccttccgtccaaactctaaaggccgactgcacatttcctatcttcacaataaaagccctgcttcatgctgcctgcgctaacaaaataagagtctcagaaagctggcgtgcacaagtgatgtgcacgccagctttctgagggatcgcttgtgcacgccagttttccgagactctgtatttagttagcgcaggcagcatgaagcagggcttttattgtgaagataggaaatgtgcagtcggcctttagagttttgacggaaggtacggcgccagagtctgttgaaataaaaagtgtttctcgccttcctctcggtcatattttcataataatgatcttgcagcagccagcgtcatctcacaagaccctccggtaccgtgaatgtcatttaagtgacgtcttggtgaagattgatgatcactcatttttagctctattttttttaaaagcctggctggagatggactgacacaccccccgcggtcgactggtagctcgccatcgacgtaatgggcacccttgcTCTAGCATttgtgttatatagctctttttgttatttaaatacatctgtttatcttacctttgctgtgttcaatttcgacgcatcctcgagggaatcgaacccggcatcacaatgtcgAACAGACGTAACACATTGTATTGCTCAGGCTTTATTAAGCGGACATTGCTATGTTCCATGTCTGAGTCTATAGTTGTCATCGCACTAGTCCTCCTTTTCCACGTCATTGCCACACTTTACTCAAGTTTTGTCCGATTCTTGAAGTATTTTCTCCCCGCAAAATTCAGGTTGCCCTCCACATTTCATATCTGGGGCTTCAGGTTGTGCGATTTCATGGGTCAAATGTCACATTATCACCATCCTCACCACCACCGCATCCTGTCAGGCGCGCCTGCCTCCTCAATAACTCCAGCCGTGTAATTTGTTTCTCTCATGTTTATACGGCATGAATAATGCGTCCGACCTTCTCTCCCCTTCGAAGGTGAAGCTCCAAAGATGCTTCTCCGGCCGGCGTCCTGCTTTGTCGGAGGAGCTACGCTGCACCGCAAAAGCCTTTTGGTTTTTCTATCCTAATTTTTCCTGTGGCAAGCTGTTCAAATCCAGACGACATGAGCGGGTCGAACGTCAGCCACCTGCTGACGGCGCCATCAAGTGGCAAGTTGGATCACTACTTAGAAAACTACGATTTGGACTACGGCATTCCTCCCGATGAGATCCCGGACACCACGCAGGGCCAGGCCTTCTTCGTCGCCACCATCATCATCGGCGTGGTGCTCGTCTGCATCATACTGGTCTGCGGCTTGGGGAACTTCATCTTCATCGCCACCTTGACGCGCTACAAGAAGCTTCGCAACCTCACCAACCTGCTCATCGCCAACCTGGCCATCTCGGACTTCCTGGTGGCGGTCGTTTGTTGTCCCTTCCTGGTGGACTACTACGTGGTCAAGCAGCTGTCGTGGGCTCACGGCCTGGTGCTGTGCGCTTCCGTTAACTATCTGCGCACCGTGTCGCTCTACGTGTCTACAAACGCCTTGCTCGCCATCGCGGTGGACAGGTGAGTCCGTCGGGGAACTCCTTCATGCCAGTCATACTTCCCGTACTTATGGTGTAGGGATGTGCGATACCAAGGATTCTCTTTTTGATCCGATATCGAGAAAAATTCTGGTTGGTATTGACGATACCGATTCCataacattctgaaaatatacatAATTCGTCTGTTAAAAAGTTGTGTGTTTGCAAAATAATAAaagaaatattaaaaatgtaaataaaggggcaaaaaaatgttgaaatttaataagAAACaaccaatattaataataatatcatgTTCGTCCTTCGTTTTCGAAGATGACCAGGTGACTTCACGTTGATTTGTGTGTGCGAAGATGGCTGATGAGGCCAATCCTTGCACGGAATGACCGGCTGCAGTGAGGACAGGTTATGGCTGGGGTTGGTTGGCTGAGAGGGAGGAACAGTCTCTTGTCTTGCGGAGCTGTCGTTTCTGTTCGGCTTCATGAATCCGTTTTTCCTCGAAGTCTGCTACACCATGCCAGACTGCAGGGCGCCAGTTTGAACGGTGTTGGGCAACGGCTTCCCAGGTCTCTGGGTCCAGACCACAGCCTTTGAGACTGGTTTTTAGGGTGTCCTTAAAGTGTTTCCGCTGTCCGCCGCGTGAGCGCTTTCCATGGTGCAGTTCACCGTAAAGAAGCATTTTTGGTAGGCGTTCGTTTGACATCCGGCAGACGTGGCCAGCCCATCTCAGCTGGGAACGCTTGAGGATGGCATAGATGCTCTCCATCTCAGCCCTGTGGAGGACCTCAGTGTCTGGGATCTTGTCCTGCCAACTGATATTGAGCAGCTTCCTGAGGGATCTCATGTGGAAGGCGTTAAGTTGATTAGCATGAAGGCTGTATACAGTCCAGGTCTCACAGGCATACAGCAGGGCAGGTAGAACAACAGCACGATAGACCTTTAGTTTGGTCCGTAGGCTTAGCCCTCTGCGCTCCCAGACAGAACCGCGGAGTCGGCCGAATGCAGCACTTGCATGCGCTGTCCTATGCGTGACTTCCTCGTCGATGTTGCCCATGCGTGACAAGGTGCTACCCAGGTAGACAAACTTTTCAGCAGCTTTGAGGTCCTCACCATTCACGCTGACGAGGGGCTCAGTGTACGGGTCTCCAGGAGCGGGTTGATGCATCACCTCTGTTTTCTTTGTACTGATGGTGAGTCCAAAGTCTGAGCATGCTGTGGCGAAGCTGTTCATGCTCAGTTGCATTTCCACCAAGGATTCtctttttagaatagaatagaatagagttttattgtcattattgcaatgaacaggttcaaagaacaacgaaattggagcagctcctcctaaggtgcatatacaatatggtagtataaatagtaaaaaaaaaaaaaaaagatagatatgacagatgtatctatgtatatgtatccacacagatgcatatctgcatgcatatgaatacatatacacacataccgaGAAAAATTCTGGCTGGTATTGACGATACCGATTCCataacattctgaaaatatacatAATGCGTCTGTTAAATTTTTAAAAGTTGTGTGTTTGCAAAATAATAAAAGAAagattaaaaatgtaaataaaggggcaaaaaaatgttgaaatttaataagaaaaaaactaatattaataataatatacttagtcacttattcacagaggtgggtagtaacgcgctacatttactccgttacatctacttgagtaacttttggaataaattgtacttctaagagtagttttaatgcaacatacttttacttttacttaagtatatttatagagaagaaactctacttttactccgctccatttgtctacattcagctcgctactcgctactgatttttatcgatctgttaatgcacgctttgtttgttttggtttgtcggaCAGACCTTTAAattaggatctatcacatgcctgcgtttcaccaatcaaatgcagtctctggtgacgtttcaccaatcaaacagagccaggcggtcacatgatttcttttttataaacctttatttataaatttcaacatttacaaagagctgaaaataataatcaaagtaagcacacaaacagtacaaaacagtataaaaaccgtacaaaacagcgccaggtggttgtaaattcaaagtaactaaaatagaatgcaaaatatatatatatatatatatatatatatatatatatatatatatatatatatatatatatatatatatatatatatatatatatatataaaattaacaaAGTGCAACGCCATAGTCTCACTGAATCTCAGTAAATaagttaaatttggaacacagcatcatcgtttttacAGATATTtgcttgttaaaggggaacattatcacaatttcaaaagggttgaaaacaataaaaatcagttcccagtggcttgttttattttttgaagtttttttcaaaattttacacctcccggaatatccctaaataaagctttaaagtgctttattttcgctgtcttcgaaaccactatccatttccctgtgacgtcacacagtgctgccaatgtaaacaaacaatgggaataccacaacaagatatagcgacattagctcggattcagactcggatttcagcggtttaaccgattcaacagattacgcatgtattgaaacagatggtcggagtatggaggcagatagcgaaaacaaaattgaagaagaaattgaagctattgagcgaatagctattgacgctattcggccataacgtgggtgtacctaatgaagtggcccatagcatggctgccttattagcatcgccggtaaaatgtgcggaccaaacgatcaggactttcacatcttgtgacactggagcaacttaaatccgtcgattggtaagtgtttgtttcgcattaaatatgggtatctagtttcaaatgtacatacagctagtgtaaatagcatgttagcatcgattagcatagcatgttagcatcaattagcttgcagtcatgctgcaaccaaatatgtcggattagcacataagtcaacaacatcaacaaaactcacctttgtgatttggttgacttaatggttgcaaatgcatctgcaggttatccatacatctctgtgccatgtctgtcttagcatcgccggtcaaatgtgaagacactctggcacattcaatgggggtctggcggcagatttcttgccagtggtgcaacttgaatccctccctgttagtgttgttacaccctccgacaacacacccacgaggcatgatgtctccaaggttccaaaaaatagtcgaaaaaacggaaaaaacagagctgagacccagtgtttgtaatattttgaaaatgaaaatggcgggtgtgttacctcgttgacgtcacgttctggcgtaatcgctaaaagaccgataaacagaaaggcgtttaatttgacaaaattcacccatttagagttcggaaatcggctaaaaaaatacatgttcttttttctgcaacatcaaggtatatattgacgcttgcataggtttgctgataatgttcccctttaaaggtagagtgttttaatgtagagttctaaaatttttttttaaggcacaaaaaacaggtcgggtattgagaaacttacatttatgaatataaaacttagtcaatactataatgaggttgcaaaggtaacgttcatttaaaaaaatgttttcaatacagtgtaaaaccaaatatatattatttaatatatattatagttttagttgcttaagagttattcctggctctgaatttgttcattgctatttttatgtttttgtgcattacttgttgccgtcattaaacgaacaggttactcatcagttactcagtacttgagtagttttttcaccacatactttttacttttactcacgtaaatatttgggtgactactctttaCTCTTACttaagtaatacatctctaaagtaacagtactcttacttgagtacaatttctggctactctacccacctctgcttataaCACAGTTTTgtccatataaatatatatatatatatatatatatataactttgccctgattactgttttgcacactcttggcattcatctcgatgagcttcaacaaatagtctcctgaaagggttttcacttcacaggtgtcatagttttgatgccttaagtgacaatatacaatataaatagtcataaaaataaagaaaatgcattgaaatgagaaggtctgtccaaacttttggcatgcgctgtatatatttacatatgccgTGTTGATCTAGCAATTTAGCTTGTGGGGTAGTTTTCTAAAATTCTCTGGGGATAGCTTCCTCGGTagctaagctacatttaattgagagtaaCTCATAGCTTAGCTTACTAACACACGCAGACAAagtatgtaccatgaattgattaacgtggaccccgacttaaacaagttgaaaaacttattggggtgttaccatttagtggtcaattgtatgaaatatgtactgtactgtgcaatctactaatacaagtttcaatcagtcaatacAGTATGATATCAACTTTGATATTTCCTTCCTCGTTTTTGACGAATTCATGGACTATATTTTGTCCAGTTGTGTTGAAACCAGAGCTGGATCACAATATTTGGCCAATGATACAGATTGTAAGAAAAACTGAAAGCTATTTGAATTGCAATGTTGTCCTACAGAGTCAGCCTACATGCGGAATAGTATTGAGAAGATGCAACTGGATGCACTTCATGATTCAACTTTTAGTATGTTTAATTTACGACTGTTTCCCTAGCAGCACGAGCGCAGCAATTGCTGGGGTCTTCCCATAACACTGTTGAAATATTTGCTATGTTCATCATCCCGGTTTTGGCATTTTTATTACAAAGAGCCTGGAACTAAACACCACGTCTGATGCACACGATTCTACATGTACAGTTTGGACAGTGTAATACGATTCCGCATATTTGCAATTATGATTTGACAGATAGCCTGGTTCTGTTCAAATCGTATTCACAGATGTTCATGTGACCATGAATAATGCGATGGAGAACGACTGGACAGAGAAGTTAAGAGTTTCTATAAACGAAAGTTAATCTTGAGTGAAACCATTAATTTGGACGAAAGGctgaaatgattttttttttttttttggtcaatcattcaacaTCTTCCAAGAGCCATTACTGTAGTCCACGCCTGCCCGTGGTTTAATTTCGACTTTGCCATTTGCGCTAATTGAATCATTCAAGACAATTCCCTGGGTCTGCCAAAATGTAGACACAGTGCAAGAGTGAGTGAGGACAGGTTTAAAACTGTCACCCCCCAACACCTGCTATCCCATAACCCAGCAATTTAAATTCTGGCACGAGTCTTCTTTGGTAATCATTCTGCTCAAAGGCATAATGGAAAAGATATTAACTTGTCTGTGTTGTTTTAGGTACATGGCCATAGTTCATCCTCTGAAGCCCAGAATGAAGTATGAAACAGCCTACTGCCTGATAGCCGGAGTCTGGATTATTCCTATTCTCATCTCGATTCCCTCAGCATACTTCGCCTCTGAGACCGAGTACCCCCACAGCGGGACCACCCTGACCCCGGTCACTCACAAGGTCTTCTGTGCTCAGATCTGGCCGGTGGATCAACAAGCGTACTACCGTTCCTACTTCCTCTTCGTCTTTGCCGTGGAGTTCGTTGGACCCGTCATCATCATGGCTTTGTGCTACACCCAAATTTCCCGCGAGCTCTGGTTCAAGAACGTTCCTGGTTTCCAGACGGAGCAGATAAGGAAGCGTCTGCGCTGTCGCCGCAAAACCGTGATCGTGCTCATCGGGATACTGATGGCGTACATCCTGTGTTGGGCGCCCTACTACGGCTTCACCATCCTGCGAGATTTCCATCCTACGCTAATCTCCCGCCAAAAGAATTCCCTGGTGGTCTTCTACATCATCGAATGCCTCGCCATGAGCAATAGCATGATCAACACCTTCTGCTTCGTCAGCGTCAAGAACAATACCGTTAAGTACCTGAAGAAGATCGTGCTGCTGCACTGGAGGTCCACGTATGCTCCGAGTCGGACTGTGGATGAACTGGATTTGAGGACCGCGTCCTTGCCTGTAACAGAGGAGATTGAATGCATTAATCTCAAGTAAGCATAGTCACTGACATTTCAGACTTAAAAACAATGCTCACTTAGGCTGGATTTACAATGTAGTAGATATCTTGATTTGGTTTGTGTATTTTCAAAGTGACTCGTATCTGATGTTACTGCATTTACTGAGTACCTGAAACAACCCGCACGTTCCAAAATTGTCACGGCTGGGTTTTTGCAGCtaactgcga
This sequence is a window from Nerophis ophidion isolate RoL-2023_Sa linkage group LG09, RoL_Noph_v1.0, whole genome shotgun sequence. Protein-coding genes within it:
- the prokr1b gene encoding prokineticin receptor 1b — translated: MSGSNVSHLLTAPSSGKLDHYLENYDLDYGIPPDEIPDTTQGQAFFVATIIIGVVLVCIILVCGLGNFIFIATLTRYKKLRNLTNLLIANLAISDFLVAVVCCPFLVDYYVVKQLSWAHGLVLCASVNYLRTVSLYVSTNALLAIAVDRYMAIVHPLKPRMKYETAYCLIAGVWIIPILISIPSAYFASETEYPHSGTTLTPVTHKVFCAQIWPVDQQAYYRSYFLFVFAVEFVGPVIIMALCYTQISRELWFKNVPGFQTEQIRKRLRCRRKTVIVLIGILMAYILCWAPYYGFTILRDFHPTLISRQKNSLVVFYIIECLAMSNSMINTFCFVSVKNNTVKYLKKIVLLHWRSTYAPSRTVDELDLRTASLPVTEEIECINLK